A stretch of the Ensifer sp. PDNC004 genome encodes the following:
- a CDS encoding DUF1868 domain-containing protein, with protein sequence MTLISPSLLAFGRNANHAPPRHLGTRYDTEGRFLPEPGNTVVSHVTAGSPSEAAVLGVRDRLMAMPEARQFAFTAPSSLHMTIFQGIIEHRRKLPYWPADMPFDTPIEVMTAHYREQLANFVPLEPFRARVTEVTPTGLALEGDSAADRACLKAWRDAFADAFGYRHPDHDDYEFHITYAYPVDWLDDGALLRWQVMLDEQLAFLREQAPVIALAPPAFCSFEDMNHFEELIVFSERPATKERK encoded by the coding sequence ATGACCTTGATTTCCCCCTCGCTTCTCGCCTTTGGCCGCAACGCCAACCATGCCCCGCCGAGACATCTCGGAACGCGCTACGACACCGAAGGCCGCTTCCTGCCGGAACCGGGCAACACGGTCGTCTCTCACGTCACTGCCGGGTCGCCGTCCGAGGCCGCCGTGCTTGGCGTGCGCGACCGGTTGATGGCGATGCCCGAGGCGCGGCAGTTCGCCTTTACCGCGCCCTCCAGCCTGCACATGACCATCTTCCAGGGCATCATCGAACACCGCCGGAAACTCCCTTACTGGCCGGCTGACATGCCGTTCGATACGCCGATCGAGGTGATGACCGCGCACTACCGCGAACAGCTCGCGAATTTTGTGCCGCTGGAGCCGTTCCGCGCCCGCGTGACCGAGGTCACCCCGACGGGCCTTGCACTCGAAGGCGACAGTGCCGCCGATCGCGCCTGTCTCAAGGCTTGGCGCGACGCCTTCGCAGACGCCTTCGGCTACCGGCATCCTGATCATGACGATTACGAATTCCACATCACCTATGCCTACCCCGTCGACTGGCTCGACGATGGGGCGCTGCTGCGCTGGCAGGTGATGCTGGACGAACAGCTCGCTTTTTTGCGCGAGCAGGCGCCGGTGATCGCGCTCGCCCCACCCGCTTTCTGCTCGTTCGAGGACATGAACCATTTCGAGGAACTGATCGTTTTCTCGGAGAGACCAGCAACCAAGGAACGGAAATGA
- the rpmF gene encoding 50S ribosomal protein L32: protein MAVPKRKTSPSKRGMRRSADALKTPTYVEDKNSGELRRPHHIDLKTGMYRGRQVLTPKESA, encoded by the coding sequence ATGGCTGTACCTAAAAGAAAAACGAGCCCGTCCAAGCGTGGCATGCGCCGTTCGGCTGACGCTCTGAAGACCCCGACCTACGTCGAAGACAAGAACTCCGGCGAACTGCGCCGCCCGCACCACATCGACCTGAAGACCGGCATGTACCGTGGCCGTCAGGTTCTGACCCCGAAGGAAAGCGCATAA
- a CDS encoding membrane protein codes for MLAAIPLLILPFAIYNLAMIGMFGGLAGLNADMVSLSMLSGATWTMRFGDLLIVGALLLLFVELLKATRTSSRALMDHLLSMILFIVFLIEFLLLAPAATQLFFILMTISFIDVIAGFAVSMRSAGRDVSIGL; via the coding sequence ATGCTTGCTGCCATACCGCTGCTGATCCTGCCTTTTGCAATCTACAATCTCGCGATGATCGGAATGTTCGGCGGCCTCGCCGGCCTGAACGCCGACATGGTGTCGCTCTCCATGCTTTCAGGCGCGACGTGGACGATGCGCTTCGGCGACCTCCTGATCGTCGGCGCCCTGCTGCTGCTCTTCGTCGAGCTGCTGAAAGCGACGCGCACGAGCAGCCGCGCACTGATGGATCATCTGCTCTCGATGATCCTGTTCATCGTCTTTTTGATCGAATTTCTGCTGCTCGCACCTGCGGCAACGCAGCTCTTCTTCATCCTGATGACGATCAGCTTCATCGATGTCATCGCCGGCTTTGCCGTCTCGATGCGCTCGGCCGGCCGCGACGTGTCGATTGGCCTCTAG
- the phaR gene encoding polyhydroxyalkanoate synthesis repressor PhaR — protein MAKHEGQIVIKKYANRRLYNTGTSTYVTLDDLAVMVKKGEDFIVQDAKSGEDITHSVLTQIIFEQESKTGNTLLPISFLRQLISFYGDQMQMVVPSYLEHSMQAFTEQQSQMREQINKAFGDTPLGKNLQVPLQLVEEQVRRNTEMFHQAMQMFSPFITAPPVKETKKAEAKDIDELKEQLRALQTKLDNLG, from the coding sequence ATGGCGAAGCACGAAGGCCAGATCGTTATCAAAAAATATGCGAACCGGCGGCTCTACAACACCGGGACCAGCACCTATGTCACGCTCGACGACCTGGCTGTGATGGTGAAGAAGGGTGAGGACTTCATCGTTCAGGATGCAAAATCCGGCGAGGACATCACCCATTCCGTGCTGACGCAGATCATCTTCGAGCAGGAGTCCAAGACCGGCAATACGCTGCTGCCGATCTCCTTCCTGCGCCAGCTGATCTCGTTCTACGGCGACCAGATGCAGATGGTGGTGCCGAGCTATCTCGAACATTCGATGCAGGCTTTCACCGAGCAGCAGTCGCAGATGCGCGAGCAGATCAACAAGGCCTTCGGCGACACGCCGCTCGGCAAGAACCTGCAGGTTCCGCTGCAACTTGTCGAAGAGCAGGTGCGTCGCAACACCGAGATGTTCCATCAGGCCATGCAGATGTTTTCGCCCTTCATCACCGCGCCGCCGGTGAAGGAAACGAAGAAGGCCGAAGCCAAGGATATCGACGAACTGAAGGAGCAGCTGCGCGCGCTCCAGACCAAGCTCGACAATCTCGGCTAA
- a CDS encoding acetyl-CoA C-acetyltransferase translates to MSNPSIVIASAGRTAVGSFNGAFGNTPAHELGAAVIKGVLERAGVEAGEVDEVILGQVLQAGEGQNPARQAAMKAGVPQEKTAWGMNQLCGSGLRAVALGMQQIATGDAEIIVAGGMESMSMAPHCSHLRGGVKMGDFKMIDTMIKDGLTDAFYGYHMGITAENVARQWQLSREEQDAFALASQNKAEAAQKAGRFVDEIIPFIVKGRKGDVTVDQDEYIRHGATLDQMTKLRPAFDKEGTVTAGNASGLNDGAAATLLMTEAQASKRGIQPLARIVSWATAGVDPQVMGTGPIPASRKALARAGWAIGDVELVEANEAFAAQACAVNKDLGWDPSIVNVNGGAIAIGHPIGASGARVLNTLLFEMKRRGVSKGLATLCIGGGMGVAMCVERL, encoded by the coding sequence ATGAGCAATCCCTCCATCGTGATCGCCAGCGCCGGCCGCACCGCGGTCGGATCCTTCAACGGCGCCTTCGGCAACACGCCGGCGCACGAGCTTGGCGCAGCCGTCATCAAGGGCGTGCTCGAGCGCGCAGGCGTCGAAGCCGGTGAGGTCGACGAGGTTATCCTCGGCCAGGTGCTGCAGGCCGGCGAAGGCCAGAACCCGGCGCGCCAAGCTGCGATGAAGGCCGGCGTTCCGCAGGAAAAGACCGCCTGGGGCATGAACCAGCTCTGCGGCTCGGGGCTTCGTGCCGTGGCTCTCGGCATGCAGCAGATTGCAACCGGTGATGCTGAGATCATCGTCGCCGGCGGCATGGAATCCATGTCGATGGCGCCGCACTGCTCGCATCTTCGCGGCGGCGTTAAGATGGGCGACTTCAAGATGATCGATACGATGATCAAGGACGGCCTGACCGACGCCTTCTACGGTTATCACATGGGCATTACCGCCGAGAACGTCGCTCGCCAGTGGCAGCTCAGCCGCGAGGAGCAGGATGCGTTCGCGCTCGCCTCGCAAAACAAGGCGGAAGCCGCCCAGAAGGCCGGGCGCTTTGTGGACGAGATCATTCCCTTCATCGTCAAGGGCCGCAAGGGCGACGTCACCGTCGACCAGGACGAATATATCCGCCACGGTGCAACGCTCGACCAGATGACGAAGCTGCGCCCCGCCTTCGACAAGGAAGGCACGGTCACCGCCGGCAACGCCTCGGGCCTCAATGACGGCGCTGCAGCAACGCTACTGATGACCGAGGCGCAGGCCTCCAAGCGCGGTATCCAGCCGCTTGCCCGCATCGTTTCCTGGGCAACCGCCGGCGTCGATCCACAGGTCATGGGCACCGGCCCGATCCCGGCCTCGCGCAAGGCGCTGGCTAGGGCCGGCTGGGCGATCGGTGATGTCGAACTGGTGGAAGCCAACGAAGCCTTCGCGGCCCAGGCCTGCGCCGTCAACAAGGATCTCGGCTGGGATCCGTCGATCGTCAACGTCAATGGCGGCGCGATCGCCATCGGTCACCCGATCGGCGCTTCCGGCGCCCGCGTGCTCAACACGCTGCTGTTTGAAATGAAGCGCCGCGGCGTTTCCAAGGGGCTCGCAACGCTCTGCATCGGCGGCGGCATGGGCGTTGCCATGTGCGTCGAGCGGCTCTGA
- a CDS encoding beta-ketoacyl-ACP reductase, which yields MSRVALVTGGSRGIGAAISIALKNAGYRVAANYAGNDEKAQAFKQETGIPVYKWDVSNYQACAEGIAKVEADLGPVDVLVNNAGITRDAMFHKMTPEQWGEVIGTNLTGLFNMTHPLWSAMRDRGFGRVINISSINGQKGQMGQANYSAAKAGDLGFTKALAQEGAAKGITVNAICPGYIGTEMVLAVPEKVLNERIIPQIPVGRLGEPEEIARCVVFLASDDAGFITGSTISANGGQFFV from the coding sequence ATGAGCAGGGTAGCATTGGTCACGGGTGGGTCGCGCGGCATTGGTGCGGCAATTTCCATCGCACTCAAGAATGCCGGCTACAGGGTGGCTGCCAACTATGCCGGCAATGACGAGAAGGCCCAGGCCTTCAAGCAGGAAACCGGCATCCCGGTCTACAAGTGGGACGTCTCCAACTATCAGGCCTGCGCCGAAGGCATCGCCAAGGTCGAGGCCGACCTCGGTCCGGTGGACGTGCTGGTCAACAACGCAGGCATCACCCGCGACGCCATGTTCCACAAGATGACGCCGGAACAGTGGGGCGAGGTGATCGGCACCAACCTCACCGGTCTCTTCAACATGACGCATCCGCTCTGGTCGGCCATGCGCGACCGCGGCTTCGGTCGCGTCATCAACATCTCGTCGATCAACGGCCAGAAGGGCCAGATGGGCCAGGCCAACTATTCGGCGGCCAAGGCCGGCGATCTCGGCTTCACCAAGGCGCTTGCCCAGGAAGGGGCCGCCAAGGGCATTACAGTGAACGCGATCTGCCCCGGCTATATCGGTACGGAGATGGTGCTGGCGGTGCCGGAGAAGGTGCTCAACGAGCGCATCATCCCGCAGATCCCGGTCGGCCGCCTCGGCGAGCCCGAAGAAATCGCCCGCTGCGTGGTGTTCCTGGCCTCCGACGATGCCGGCTTCATCACCGGTTCGACGATTTCGGCGAACGGTGGACAGTTTTTCGTTTAA
- a CDS encoding helicase-related protein: MSVHPMILSGRGVTAVLGPTNTGKTHYAIERMIAHDSGVIGLPLRLLAREVYTRLVERVGHHNVALITGEEKITPHRARYSVCTVEAMPRETTASFVAIDEVQLAGDLERGHIFTDRILHLRGRGETLLLGAGTMRPILEQLLPGITVVERPRMSQLLYAGSKKITRLPHRTAIVAFSADEVYAIAELIRRQRGGAAVVLGALSPRTRNAQVALYQEGDVEYLVATDAIGMGLNLDVDHVAFAQDRKFDGYQFRNLNPAELAQIAGRAGRHLRDGTFGVTGRVDPFDNELVHRIEAHEFDPVKVLQWRSKAFDYASIAALKKSLEAAPTVPGLARALPAVDQQAFEHLARYPEVVDITTNAERVEKLWEACALPDYRRITPAQHADLISTIYADLVRRGTVNEDFMAEQVRRADHTDGEIDTLSARIAQIRTWTYVSNRPGWLADPTHWQEKTREIEDRLSDALHERLTKRFVDRRTSVLMKRLRENAMLEAEISVNGDVFVEGHHVGQLTGFRFTLATGGDGPDAKAVQGAAQKALALEFEARAARLHASGNNDLALSSDGLVRWLGDPVARLTASDHVMRPRVILLADDQLQANAREHVLARIERFVNHHIGTVLKPLDDISRAEDLEGLAKGLAFQLVENLGVLFRRDVADDVKSLDQDGRASIRKYGVRFGAYHIFLPALLKPAPAELITLLWALKNDGLDKPGYGDLIPMLAAGRTSVVTDPSFERTFYKLAGFRFLGKRAVRIDILERLADLIRPLLQWKPGTQPRPEGAYDGRRFTATTSMLSILGATPDDMEEILKGLGYRADSVKAEEAQAFLAGQDGGAAVAAAASEPVSAVDDVDAGDSAAEGETAVVEAPAAEGEKPEADVSVEAQPAEAQATETQVTDTGEPVEAKPVLLWRPGTRQDNQRQGGGRHEGEQRRGGQRHGRGQGQGQGEGREGGRKSGQQTRGKRHDGGKPEGGPRQERGDRHDRHDRGGKPGQGKFESRPPRREKPVDPDSPFAKLAALKEQMKK; this comes from the coding sequence GTGTCCGTTCACCCCATGATCCTGAGCGGCCGCGGCGTCACCGCGGTGCTCGGGCCCACCAATACCGGCAAGACGCATTACGCGATCGAGCGCATGATTGCGCACGACAGCGGCGTCATCGGCCTGCCGCTGCGCCTCTTGGCGCGCGAGGTCTATACGCGCCTGGTCGAAAGGGTCGGCCATCACAACGTCGCGCTGATCACCGGCGAGGAAAAGATCACGCCGCACCGGGCGCGCTATTCGGTCTGCACCGTCGAAGCCATGCCGCGCGAGACGACGGCCTCCTTCGTGGCGATCGATGAAGTGCAGCTTGCCGGGGATCTCGAGCGCGGCCACATCTTTACCGACCGGATCCTGCACCTGCGCGGCCGCGGCGAGACGCTGCTGCTCGGTGCCGGGACGATGCGGCCGATCCTCGAGCAATTGCTGCCCGGCATCACCGTGGTCGAGCGGCCGCGCATGTCGCAGCTGCTCTATGCCGGCTCGAAGAAGATCACCCGCCTGCCGCATCGCACGGCAATCGTCGCCTTCTCGGCCGACGAAGTCTATGCGATCGCCGAGCTGATCCGCCGGCAGCGCGGCGGTGCCGCCGTCGTTCTCGGCGCGCTGTCGCCGCGCACGCGCAATGCCCAGGTGGCGCTCTACCAGGAAGGCGACGTCGAATACCTGGTCGCGACCGACGCGATCGGCATGGGGCTCAATCTCGACGTCGACCATGTCGCCTTTGCGCAGGACCGCAAGTTCGACGGCTATCAGTTCCGCAATCTCAATCCGGCCGAGCTTGCGCAGATCGCCGGCCGCGCCGGTCGGCATTTGCGCGACGGTACGTTCGGGGTGACCGGCCGCGTCGATCCCTTCGACAACGAACTCGTCCATCGCATCGAGGCGCATGAGTTCGATCCGGTGAAGGTGCTGCAGTGGCGCTCGAAGGCTTTCGATTACGCTTCTATCGCCGCTCTGAAGAAGAGTCTTGAGGCCGCGCCGACGGTTCCCGGCCTTGCCCGGGCGCTACCTGCGGTAGACCAGCAGGCATTCGAGCATTTGGCCCGCTATCCCGAGGTCGTCGACATAACGACCAATGCCGAGCGGGTGGAAAAACTGTGGGAAGCCTGCGCGCTGCCGGACTATCGGCGCATTACACCGGCTCAACATGCCGACTTGATCTCGACGATCTACGCGGATCTTGTCCGCCGCGGTACCGTAAACGAAGATTTCATGGCCGAGCAGGTCAGGCGTGCCGATCATACGGACGGTGAGATCGACACACTTTCGGCGCGAATCGCGCAGATCAGGACATGGACTTATGTGTCGAACCGGCCCGGATGGCTGGCCGATCCGACACACTGGCAAGAAAAGACGCGGGAAATTGAAGATCGATTATCCGACGCACTACATGAACGGTTGACGAAACGCTTTGTTGATCGCAGGACATCTGTGCTCATGAAGCGCCTGAGAGAGAATGCTATGCTGGAAGCTGAAATCAGTGTGAATGGTGATGTCTTCGTCGAAGGACACCACGTAGGACAACTAACCGGTTTCCGGTTTACGCTGGCGACCGGCGGCGATGGCCCGGATGCCAAGGCTGTGCAGGGTGCTGCCCAGAAGGCGCTGGCGCTCGAGTTCGAAGCACGCGCCGCGCGGCTGCATGCTTCCGGCAACAACGACCTGGCGCTTTCGTCGGATGGTCTGGTGCGCTGGCTCGGCGATCCCGTCGCCCGTCTGACGGCAAGCGACCACGTCATGCGCCCGCGCGTCATCCTTCTGGCCGACGATCAGCTGCAGGCGAACGCCCGCGAGCATGTTCTGGCGCGCATCGAGCGTTTCGTGAACCATCACATCGGCACGGTCTTGAAGCCGCTCGACGATATCTCGCGCGCCGAGGATCTCGAAGGTCTTGCCAAGGGCCTCGCTTTCCAGCTCGTCGAGAACCTCGGCGTGCTCTTCCGCCGCGATGTCGCAGACGACGTCAAGTCGCTGGACCAGGACGGCCGCGCTTCGATCCGCAAGTACGGCGTTCGCTTCGGCGCCTACCACATCTTCCTGCCGGCGCTGCTGAAGCCGGCTCCGGCCGAACTCATCACGCTCCTCTGGGCGCTGAAGAACGACGGCCTCGACAAGCCCGGCTATGGCGACCTCATCCCGATGCTCGCTGCCGGCCGGACGTCTGTCGTTACCGATCCGTCCTTCGAGCGGACCTTCTACAAGCTGGCCGGTTTCCGCTTCCTCGGAAAGCGTGCGGTGCGCATCGATATCCTCGAGCGCCTCGCCGATCTCATCCGGCCGCTCCTGCAGTGGAAGCCAGGCACGCAGCCGCGTCCGGAAGGCGCCTATGACGGTCGTCGCTTCACCGCGACCACCTCGATGCTCTCGATCCTCGGCGCGACGCCCGACGACATGGAAGAGATCCTGAAGGGCCTCGGCTACCGTGCAGACAGCGTCAAGGCCGAGGAGGCCCAGGCCTTCCTCGCTGGCCAGGATGGCGGTGCTGCCGTTGCTGCCGCCGCTTCCGAGCCGGTTTCTGCCGTCGATGATGTCGATGCCGGCGACAGTGCAGCTGAAGGCGAGACTGCAGTCGTCGAGGCGCCTGCCGCGGAAGGCGAGAAGCCCGAAGCTGACGTTTCCGTCGAAGCCCAGCCTGCTGAGGCCCAGGCGACTGAGACCCAAGTTACGGACACCGGTGAGCCGGTAGAAGCCAAGCCCGTTCTGCTCTGGCGTCCCGGCACCCGCCAGGACAACCAGCGCCAGGGCGGTGGCCGCCACGAGGGTGAACAGCGTCGCGGCGGTCAGCGCCACGGGCGTGGTCAAGGCCAGGGCCAGGGCGAAGGACGTGAAGGCGGCCGCAAGAGTGGTCAGCAGACGCGCGGTAAGCGTCATGACGGTGGCAAGCCGGAAGGCGGGCCGCGTCAGGAACGCGGCGATCGTCATGATCGTCACGACCGCGGCGGCAAGCCGGGCCAGGGCAAGTTCGAGTCGCGTCCGCCGCGTCGCGAGAAGCCGGTGGATCCGGATTCGCCCTTCGCAAAGCTTGCTGCTCTCAAGGAGCAGATGAAGAAGTAA
- a CDS encoding RNA-binding S4 domain-containing protein, with translation MEKQPASNPASRQRLDKWLFFTRLIKSRSLAQKAIEDGRVAVNDERVTQSSFQLKTGDLLELALDRRSLIVRVLGPGERRGPYEEARLLYEDLTPEQPKEKLSAYELATRERGAGRPTKKERRETDRLKPDFDPRDD, from the coding sequence ATGGAAAAACAGCCTGCGTCCAACCCGGCCTCGCGCCAGCGTCTCGACAAGTGGCTGTTTTTCACGCGGCTGATCAAATCCCGATCGCTTGCGCAAAAGGCGATCGAGGATGGCCGCGTCGCCGTCAACGACGAGCGCGTGACGCAGTCTTCGTTTCAATTGAAGACGGGCGATCTGCTCGAACTCGCGCTCGACCGACGCAGCCTGATCGTCCGGGTCCTTGGCCCGGGCGAGCGGCGCGGTCCCTATGAGGAAGCGCGCCTGCTCTACGAAGATCTGACGCCGGAGCAGCCGAAGGAGAAATTGTCGGCCTACGAGCTTGCCACGCGTGAACGTGGCGCAGGCCGGCCGACGAAGAAGGAGCGGCGGGAAACCGACCGGCTGAAGCCCGATTTCGATCCTCGCGACGACTGA
- the fdxA gene encoding ferredoxin FdxA produces MTYVVTDNCIRCKYTDCVEVCPVDCFYEGENFLVIHPDECIDCGVCEPECPAEAIKPDTEPGLDMWLKLNADFASKWPNITVKRDPMPEAKEMDGVEGKYEKFFSTEPGQGD; encoded by the coding sequence ATGACGTATGTCGTGACCGACAATTGCATTCGCTGCAAGTATACCGACTGTGTCGAAGTCTGCCCCGTGGATTGCTTCTACGAGGGTGAGAATTTCCTCGTCATTCATCCGGACGAGTGCATCGACTGTGGCGTTTGCGAACCGGAATGTCCTGCCGAGGCGATCAAGCCGGATACCGAGCCGGGTCTTGATATGTGGCTGAAACTGAACGCGGATTTCGCTTCGAAGTGGCCGAACATCACCGTCAAGCGCGATCCGATGCCGGAAGCGAAGGAAATGGACGGCGTCGAAGGCAAGTACGAGAAGTTCTTCTCGACCGAGCCGGGCCAGGGCGACTGA
- a CDS encoding CarD family transcriptional regulator, whose protein sequence is MTTQQKKSSTRQGFKTGESIVYPAHGVGQIVAIEEQEVAGMKLELFVIDFEKDKMRLKVPVAKAVSIGMRKLSETDFVDRALKVVQGKARVKRTMWSRRAQEYDAKINSGDLISIAEVVRDLYRAENQPEQSYSERQLYEAALDRMAREIAAVNKMSETEAVRLVEANLSKGPKRGKAIDEDDAQDEAA, encoded by the coding sequence ATGACGACCCAGCAGAAAAAATCTTCGACACGCCAGGGCTTCAAGACCGGTGAATCGATCGTCTATCCGGCCCACGGTGTTGGCCAGATCGTGGCGATCGAAGAGCAGGAAGTCGCCGGCATGAAGCTTGAGCTTTTTGTCATCGATTTCGAGAAGGACAAGATGCGCCTGAAAGTGCCGGTGGCCAAGGCCGTCAGCATCGGCATGCGCAAGCTCTCCGAAACCGATTTCGTCGACCGCGCGTTGAAGGTTGTGCAGGGCAAGGCTCGCGTGAAGCGCACCATGTGGTCGCGCCGCGCCCAGGAATACGATGCCAAGATCAATTCCGGCGACCTGATTTCCATCGCGGAAGTCGTGCGCGACCTCTACCGCGCCGAAAACCAGCCGGAACAGTCCTATTCCGAACGCCAGCTCTATGAAGCTGCCCTCGACCGCATGGCGCGCGAAATCGCTGCCGTCAACAAGATGTCGGAAACCGAAGCTGTTCGCCTCGTCGAGGCCAATCTCAGCAAGGGTCCGAAGCGCGGCAAGGCGATCGATGAAGACGACGCTCAGGACGAAGCTGCATAA
- a CDS encoding RNA polymerase factor sigma-32, producing the protein MKTLTADRRMIKIAMEAPYLERDEEHKLAQAWRNDNDQEARNKIAMSHMRLVISMAAKFRNFGLPMGDLVQEGHIGLLEAAARFEPSREVRFSTYATWWIRASMQDYVLRNWSIVRGGTSSAQKALFFNLRRLRARLAQGDRQLTSQAMHEEIAAALGVSIADVQTMDARLSGSDTSLQAPVGGSDSDGGERLDFLASDAPLPDEQVSEMIDGERARVWLRDALGALTEREMRIIRARRLTEEGATLEELGIDLGISKERVRQIETRALEKLRAALATRAPALTAGIH; encoded by the coding sequence ATGAAGACTCTCACTGCAGACCGGCGGATGATCAAGATCGCGATGGAGGCGCCGTATCTCGAGCGCGACGAGGAGCACAAGCTGGCGCAAGCCTGGCGAAACGACAACGATCAGGAAGCCCGCAACAAGATCGCCATGTCGCATATGCGCCTGGTCATTTCGATGGCCGCAAAGTTCCGCAATTTCGGCCTGCCGATGGGTGACCTCGTCCAGGAGGGCCATATCGGTCTCCTGGAGGCGGCAGCCCGTTTTGAGCCGAGCCGCGAGGTTCGCTTCTCGACCTATGCCACCTGGTGGATCCGGGCGTCGATGCAGGACTATGTCCTGCGCAACTGGTCGATTGTCCGCGGTGGCACCAGCTCTGCGCAGAAGGCCCTGTTCTTCAACCTTCGGCGCCTTCGTGCCCGGCTTGCCCAGGGTGACAGGCAACTTACATCGCAGGCTATGCATGAGGAGATTGCCGCTGCCCTCGGTGTCAGCATCGCTGACGTGCAGACGATGGATGCGCGGCTTTCCGGCAGCGACACCTCGCTGCAGGCGCCGGTCGGCGGCAGCGATTCCGATGGCGGTGAACGGCTCGATTTCCTCGCCAGCGACGCGCCGTTGCCGGACGAGCAGGTGAGCGAGATGATCGACGGCGAACGGGCCCGCGTCTGGCTGCGCGATGCGCTGGGAGCGCTGACGGAGCGCGAGATGCGCATCATCCGCGCCCGGCGGCTGACGGAAGAAGGGGCGACGCTCGAAGAGCTCGGCATCGATCTCGGAATTTCCAAGGAACGCGTGCGGCAGATCGAAACCCGGGCCTTGGAAAAGCTCCGGGCAGCCCTGGCGACGAGAGCGCCGGCGCTGACCGCGGGCATTCATTGA
- a CDS encoding M48 family metalloprotease: MERHTVTHDRIPPTGGRLRGRAVVALLATTLLSACQSVIEQTYQPTVSPSSNPQIVEEVQKNDPRAQLGAREHPRIVASYGGEYKDAKTERLVARITGALTAVSENPQQSYRITILNSPAINAFALPGGYLYVTRGLLALANDASEVAAVLSHEMAHVTANHGIERQQREEAEVIASRVVSEVLSSDIAGKQALARGKLRLAAFSRNQELQADVIGVRMLGEAGYDPYAAARFLDSMAAYSRFTAVDPESDQSLDFLSSHPNAPQRVDLARRHARAFGPEGTSGDRGRDYYLAGIDGLLYGDSPQEGYVRGQTFLHGQLGIRFDVPAGFQIDNKAEAVLATGAGDIAVRFDGVADTGGRSLTDYIASGWVTGLKPDTIRQISVNGLEAATARASADRWDFDVTVIRIDTRIYRFLTAVPKGSNALEPTANQLRTSFRRMTAAETQSLKPLRIRVVTVRPGDTITTLSARMMGTDRKLDLFRVINAMQVSSTIKPGDKVKIVSE, from the coding sequence ATGGAGAGGCATACAGTCACACACGACCGGATCCCGCCGACGGGCGGACGGCTGCGTGGACGCGCCGTGGTTGCATTGCTTGCGACCACGCTCCTTTCCGCATGCCAATCCGTGATCGAGCAGACTTATCAGCCGACGGTTTCGCCTTCATCCAATCCGCAGATCGTCGAGGAAGTCCAGAAGAACGATCCGCGGGCACAGCTGGGCGCGCGCGAACATCCGCGTATCGTCGCAAGCTACGGCGGCGAGTACAAGGACGCCAAGACCGAGCGCCTGGTGGCGCGCATCACCGGCGCGCTGACGGCGGTCTCCGAGAATCCGCAACAGTCCTATCGCATCACCATCCTGAATTCGCCGGCGATCAACGCCTTCGCGTTGCCGGGCGGTTATCTCTACGTCACCCGCGGCCTGCTCGCGCTTGCGAACGACGCCTCCGAGGTCGCCGCCGTGCTGTCGCACGAGATGGCCCACGTCACCGCCAACCATGGCATCGAGCGGCAGCAGCGCGAGGAAGCGGAAGTGATCGCCAGCCGGGTGGTCTCCGAGGTGCTGTCCTCCGATATCGCCGGGAAGCAGGCACTCGCCCGCGGCAAGCTCCGGCTCGCGGCCTTCTCGCGCAACCAGGAACTCCAGGCCGACGTGATCGGTGTGCGCATGCTCGGCGAGGCCGGCTACGACCCCTATGCCGCCGCGCGCTTCCTCGACTCGATGGCCGCCTATAGCCGCTTCACGGCGGTCGATCCGGAATCCGACCAGAGCCTCGACTTCCTGTCGAGCCACCCGAACGCGCCCCAGCGTGTCGATCTCGCGCGCCGGCATGCCCGTGCCTTCGGTCCCGAAGGCACCAGTGGCGACCGCGGGCGCGACTACTATCTCGCCGGTATCGACGGCCTGCTCTATGGCGACAGCCCGCAAGAAGGCTATGTGCGCGGCCAGACCTTCCTGCACGGCCAACTCGGCATCCGCTTCGACGTGCCCGCCGGATTCCAGATCGACAACAAGGCCGAGGCGGTGCTGGCAACCGGCGCCGGCGACATCGCCGTGCGCTTCGACGGCGTCGCCGACACGGGCGGCCGAAGCCTGACCGACTATATCGCCAGTGGTTGGGTCACGGGCCTCAAGCCCGATACGATCCGGCAGATCAGCGTCAACGGCCTGGAAGCCGCAACAGCGCGCGCCTCCGCTGACCGTTGGGATTTCGACGTGACGGTCATTCGTATCGATACGCGGATTTACCGCTTCCTGACCGCCGTGCCCAAGGGGTCGAACGCGCTTGAGCCGACCGCAAACCAGTTGCGCACCTCGTTCCGCCGCATGACGGCCGCCGAGACACAGTCGCTGAAGCCGCTGCGGATCCGGGTCGTGACCGTCCGGCCCGGCGATACGATCACCACGTTGTCGGCCCGCATGATGGGAACCGACCGGAAGCTCGACCTCTTCCGGGTGATCAATGCGATGCAGGTCAGCTCGACGATAAAGCCGGGCGACAAGGTGAAGATCGTTTCCGAATAG